A window from Sinanaerobacter sp. ZZT-01 encodes these proteins:
- a CDS encoding energy-coupling factor transporter transmembrane component T gives MRLFSSYHPGVLLVYFIGVIGISMFTMNPLLLAVSLLGALGFAVQLENRKAVAMSFTFYIPMFFLIAITNPLFSHNGVTPLFFLNDQPITLEAILYGAAIGGMIISVMYWCRCYNLIMTSDKFIYLFGKAIPKLSLVISMAIRFVPLFIKQIKHINTVQKTMGIYATKGVADRILSGFRIFSAMITWSLENAVDTAASMRARGYGLPGRTNFSLFRFTLKDGILLSILAFLFSIVLIGSSLGVLDYSFYPRMSSIQISPVSVIAYAALVILLFIPFVVEVEENRKWNYYILKI, from the coding sequence ATGAGACTATTTTCATCGTATCATCCCGGTGTACTGCTTGTATACTTTATAGGTGTGATTGGGATCAGCATGTTTACAATGAATCCGCTTTTGCTAGCGGTTTCTTTACTAGGGGCACTTGGATTTGCTGTTCAGTTAGAAAACAGGAAGGCTGTTGCTATGAGCTTTACTTTCTATATTCCGATGTTTTTTCTGATAGCAATTACCAATCCGCTGTTTAGTCACAATGGAGTGACTCCATTGTTTTTTTTAAACGATCAGCCGATTACGCTAGAAGCAATTCTTTATGGAGCAGCGATCGGAGGCATGATTATTTCTGTCATGTATTGGTGTCGCTGTTACAACCTGATTATGACATCCGATAAATTTATTTATCTGTTTGGGAAGGCCATCCCAAAGCTCAGCTTGGTTATTTCCATGGCAATTCGATTTGTGCCTTTGTTTATCAAACAGATTAAGCACATCAACACCGTTCAAAAGACGATGGGAATCTATGCAACCAAGGGCGTTGCAGACCGTATTTTAAGCGGCTTTCGCATTTTTTCGGCGATGATTACATGGTCACTGGAGAATGCCGTAGATACGGCGGCATCTATGCGTGCCAGAGGGTATGGGTTGCCTGGGCGGACAAACTTCTCCCTCTTCCGTTTCACATTAAAAGATGGAATTCTGCTCAGTATTCTTGCTTTCCTTTTCAGTATTGTATTAATCGGAAGCAGCTTAGGGGTATTAGACTATTCCTTTTATCCCAGAATGTCGTCTATTCAGATCAGCCCTGTATCGGTGATCGCTTATGCTGCATTAGTGATCTTATTATTCATTCCTTTTGTAGTTGAAGTAGAGGAAAACAGAAAATGGAATTATTACATATTAAAAATTTAG
- a CDS encoding prenyltransferase/squalene oxidase repeat-containing protein, which yields MAVLLCMVMVAAAMPLWVHAAGHKAYSTAELEEIIQGIIDWKKLDNGSTLDGYLMNDAYLELAGTTPGDWYQVGMGRFGYKDDYAGYLAVIKEKVQDRYKTSAKLSAAKATEWHRISLAILASGGDPTKAGTDTNGNVINLIADGTYNRGKTTSLGKQGINGWIWGLIALDSKRYSVPAGARDSRDSMIKEILSRQLSDGGFTLYGNASDPDITAMALQSLAPYYNREKAYTYSNKASGKSVTKKVRQVVDEAVSCLSKMQLATGDYDSWGTKNVESTTQVAVALCSLGINVQTDSRFIKNGNTLLDGIMLYRMADGGFVHSYTYDADNPTSLPTESNTMASEQTLYTLTAVWRQAKGMRTLYDFRSEQSASLKNQIRTLEKEINALESSPTKAKINELVKKYEAIPESEQCYVYNYYKLSDAAAKGGIEVKKEPAEPETEEAEETEKEEQESVLLYFSDADKRKVDALPKELTTEQYVDVIKLLDKLEKSEDFDKKKEYKDKLTSIKKEILAIQKEIDSINKDVKKNLYPFEKISLADWGTVHSIVNRYENLSTYDQKKILRWDDVVKTKTQVDNLLRAVLITAILGLLSIISAVWIIKHIKKRKNHKANAMLALEKEYEEKEKQEGKGA from the coding sequence ATGGCTGTGCTGCTGTGCATGGTCATGGTGGCTGCGGCGATGCCTCTATGGGTGCATGCTGCTGGGCATAAAGCGTATAGTACAGCGGAGCTGGAAGAAATCATACAAGGCATTATAGATTGGAAAAAATTAGATAACGGTTCTACACTGGATGGCTATCTCATGAATGATGCATACCTCGAATTGGCAGGGACGACGCCGGGAGATTGGTATCAGGTCGGAATGGGAAGATTTGGATATAAAGATGACTATGCAGGATATTTGGCGGTTATCAAAGAAAAGGTGCAGGATCGTTATAAGACCTCTGCGAAATTGAGTGCAGCGAAAGCTACGGAATGGCATCGAATTTCCCTTGCAATCTTGGCATCTGGCGGAGATCCAACAAAAGCAGGCACTGATACAAACGGAAATGTAATTAACCTCATTGCTGACGGAACGTATAACCGGGGGAAAACCACCTCCTTAGGAAAGCAAGGAATCAATGGATGGATATGGGGTTTGATAGCACTGGATTCAAAGCGTTATTCTGTGCCCGCGGGTGCACGTGACAGCAGAGACTCTATGATTAAGGAAATTTTAAGCCGTCAGCTTTCAGACGGCGGATTTACTTTATATGGAAATGCTTCTGATCCGGATATCACGGCGATGGCACTACAGTCTCTGGCACCGTATTATAACAGGGAGAAGGCATATACATATAGCAATAAGGCATCTGGAAAATCCGTGACGAAAAAGGTACGCCAAGTTGTGGATGAAGCAGTCAGCTGTCTTTCAAAGATGCAGCTTGCAACAGGAGATTATGATAGCTGGGGTACGAAAAATGTGGAAAGCACCACACAGGTAGCGGTGGCATTATGCTCTCTTGGAATTAACGTTCAAACGGACAGTCGCTTTATTAAAAACGGAAACACCCTTCTTGATGGAATTATGCTTTATCGGATGGCGGATGGCGGGTTTGTACATTCCTATACTTATGATGCAGATAATCCGACCTCCCTGCCGACAGAATCAAATACAATGGCCAGCGAACAAACCTTATATACACTGACTGCTGTTTGGCGGCAGGCAAAAGGAATGCGCACACTATATGATTTTCGGTCAGAACAAAGCGCAAGCCTGAAAAATCAAATCCGTACATTAGAAAAAGAAATCAACGCTTTAGAGAGTTCTCCAACGAAAGCAAAAATCAATGAGCTCGTAAAAAAATACGAAGCGATACCAGAGAGTGAACAGTGTTATGTATATAATTACTATAAACTTTCCGATGCGGCGGCAAAGGGCGGTATTGAAGTAAAAAAAGAACCTGCAGAGCCTGAAACAGAGGAAGCGGAAGAAACAGAAAAAGAAGAACAGGAAAGTGTTTTACTGTATTTCAGTGATGCAGATAAGCGAAAAGTGGACGCATTGCCGAAGGAGCTGACGACAGAGCAGTATGTGGATGTCATCAAGCTGCTTGATAAGCTTGAGAAGTCGGAGGATTTTGATAAGAAAAAAGAATACAAGGATAAGCTCACAAGTATAAAAAAGGAAATTTTGGCGATTCAGAAGGAGATTGACAGCATAAATAAAGATGTTAAGAAGAACCTTTATCCATTTGAGAAAATATCCTTAGCAGACTGGGGAACTGTCCATAGTATCGTAAATCGATATGAGAATCTGAGTACGTACGACCAAAAGAAGATTTTACGTTGGGATGATGTTGTAAAAACGAAAACGCAGGTCGACAATTTACTTCGGGCTGTCCTTATTACAGCTATATTGGGGCTTCTTTCAATAATCAGTGCGGTGTGGATTATAAAGCATATAAAAAAGAGAAAGAATCACAAGGCAAATGCTATGTTAGCACTTGAAAAGGAATATGAAGAGAAAGAAAAACAAGAAGGGAAAGGCGCATGA
- a CDS encoding DUF2149 domain-containing protein, with the protein MISNGGRLGRRRRSLMNEPELNPLETLSNLVDVMLVFACGLMIAIILYWNVDISKVVDIITEDELVQVEHLNDAAKDGSMAEDFDSKGIVYEDPETGRMYIVKQ; encoded by the coding sequence ATGATTAGTAATGGTGGGCGTTTAGGAAGACGGCGGAGAAGCCTAATGAATGAGCCAGAGCTGAACCCGTTAGAAACCTTGTCAAATCTAGTGGATGTCATGCTTGTTTTCGCCTGCGGATTGATGATCGCAATTATCCTCTATTGGAATGTAGATATTAGTAAGGTAGTGGATATTATTACTGAAGACGAGTTAGTGCAAGTAGAACATTTGAACGATGCGGCAAAGGATGGAAGTATGGCGGAGGATTTTGATTCAAAGGGAATTGTTTATGAAGATCCAGAAACCGGAAGAATGTATATCGTTAAACAGTAA
- a CDS encoding TIM barrel protein, whose protein sequence is MEQILYIPSYNETLGEYENPQDLKDFYERYGCRGLEIICCGNDDRKIISPDMVKGLHMPFYPFWIDFWNENEEALYQEFGERSVWEGFYGGKHPQVLLENFQKDLEYAKKMDAEYVVFHISDVTIEGVFTHKHMHTDEEVIDASADLINQLLDHREYTFTFLMENLWWPGLTMTNPKMTARLLEKVHYEKKGIMLDTGHLMCSNLELETEKEAWEYVEKMIELHGDLRQYVKGVHLHQSVTGTFTKKALKQPPILEKDYYKRFQQVYELLGNVDTHQPTECKKAKEFLDRLNPLYVVHELIASNREQREDALKKQSKLFR, encoded by the coding sequence ATGGAACAGATATTATACATACCCAGTTATAATGAGACTTTGGGAGAATATGAAAATCCGCAGGATTTAAAGGATTTTTATGAAAGATACGGATGCAGAGGATTAGAAATTATTTGCTGTGGGAATGACGATAGAAAGATTATATCGCCCGATATGGTGAAGGGACTCCATATGCCGTTTTATCCTTTTTGGATTGACTTTTGGAACGAAAATGAAGAAGCCTTGTATCAAGAATTTGGAGAACGCAGTGTATGGGAAGGCTTTTATGGTGGAAAACACCCCCAAGTACTTTTAGAAAATTTTCAAAAAGATTTGGAATATGCGAAAAAAATGGATGCAGAATACGTCGTTTTTCATATTTCTGATGTGACAATTGAAGGTGTATTTACGCATAAGCATATGCACACTGATGAAGAAGTCATTGATGCTTCAGCAGATCTGATTAACCAGCTGCTGGACCATAGAGAGTATACCTTTACTTTTCTTATGGAAAATTTATGGTGGCCTGGACTTACGATGACAAACCCAAAGATGACAGCACGTCTTTTGGAGAAGGTTCATTATGAGAAGAAAGGTATCATGCTGGACACCGGGCATTTGATGTGCAGCAATCTCGAATTGGAGACAGAGAAGGAAGCATGGGAATATGTTGAAAAGATGATAGAACTGCACGGTGACCTGCGTCAATACGTTAAAGGCGTTCATTTACATCAGTCGGTAACGGGAACTTTTACGAAAAAAGCGTTGAAACAGCCTCCGATTTTAGAAAAGGATTATTATAAGAGATTTCAGCAAGTTTATGAGCTTTTAGGAAACGTTGATACTCACCAGCCGACAGAATGCAAAAAAGCAAAAGAGTTTCTCGATCGATTAAACCCTTTATATGTCGTTCATGAGTTAATCGCTTCCAATAGAGAGCAAAGAGAAGATGCTTTAAAGAAGCAAAGTAAATTATTTCGATAA
- a CDS encoding DUF4430 domain-containing protein, with translation MKKDLLALGFIILAIALILSGTKFQTVDEYYLTHIDDITADSKTVTISIRCETIRDNWNNLVPELQSDEFVPQDGVILPETTYVLREGDTAFDIIDRAVRYNKIQMEYQGANLNSYGSVYIQGIHYLYEFSCGPLSGWMYRVNGVFPNYGCSKYELKNGDKIEWVYTCDLGRDVGCVWMGGEWNGQ, from the coding sequence ATGAAAAAAGACTTGTTAGCATTGGGCTTCATCATTCTTGCCATTGCTCTTATTCTATCAGGAACCAAATTTCAGACCGTGGATGAGTACTATTTGACGCATATTGATGATATCACAGCTGATTCAAAAACAGTGACCATCAGCATTCGCTGTGAGACGATACGGGATAATTGGAATAATCTTGTGCCAGAACTGCAGTCTGATGAATTTGTCCCACAAGATGGTGTTATTTTACCGGAAACAACGTATGTACTTCGTGAAGGAGATACCGCATTTGATATTATTGACCGTGCTGTTCGTTATAATAAAATTCAAATGGAATACCAAGGGGCAAATTTGAACAGCTATGGAAGTGTATACATTCAAGGCATTCATTATTTATATGAATTTTCATGCGGTCCTTTAAGCGGATGGATGTATCGAGTTAATGGTGTATTCCCGAACTATGGCTGCAGTAAATACGAATTAAAGAACGGAGATAAAATTGAATGGGTCTATACCTGCGATTTAGGCAGAGATGTAGGCTGCGTTTGGATGGGAGGAGAGTGGAACGGACAATGA
- a CDS encoding MotA/TolQ/ExbB proton channel family protein produces the protein MKFNLSEALHIIGQVMMKPCLIILLLLMVIAIWQLGDMLVELLVERRKLKKNHIPQLLEKIHEGNENLDTVIEESGLTSRQKNLLCTLLHAKHLPKVSLIALAQRLLATEEEQYEKTTAITDLIIRLGPMFGLLGTLIPLGPGIVALGNGDTAALSKSLGVAFDTTIAGMIAAGIACVISNLRKRWYNSDMVTLESVMECVLEEVTVDD, from the coding sequence ATGAAATTCAATTTAAGTGAAGCATTGCATATAATTGGACAAGTTATGATGAAGCCATGCCTCATCATTTTGTTGCTGCTCATGGTGATTGCAATCTGGCAGTTAGGGGACATGCTGGTCGAACTGCTTGTGGAAAGACGAAAACTGAAAAAGAATCATATACCTCAGCTGTTAGAGAAAATACATGAAGGGAATGAAAACCTAGATACAGTGATCGAAGAAAGCGGATTGACTTCTCGTCAGAAGAATTTACTGTGTACATTGCTCCATGCTAAACACCTTCCAAAAGTGTCATTGATTGCATTAGCGCAAAGACTTTTGGCGACGGAAGAGGAGCAGTATGAAAAAACGACTGCCATCACTGACTTAATAATAAGACTGGGGCCTATGTTCGGACTGCTTGGAACATTAATTCCTCTAGGCCCCGGGATTGTCGCTCTGGGAAATGGAGACACAGCAGCACTTTCAAAATCTTTAGGGGTTGCGTTCGATACAACTATAGCCGGAATGATCGCAGCAGGAATTGCTTGTGTTATCTCTAATTTACGTAAGCGTTGGTATAATAGCGATATGGTCACTTTAGAATCGGTGATGGAGTGTGTTTTAGAGGAGGTCACTGTAGATGATTAG
- a CDS encoding diguanylate cyclase → METILAIDDSSFNIQTLASFLQNDYHIISAQSGKEGIQLAIQQLPSLILLDIEMPEMNGFKVLEELQKNDKVSRIPVIFLTGLASIETEERALLAGAVDYITKPYNQNIVKARVRTHVDSYLHQKTIENELLLDTLTGLHNRRSYERFVREKWNDALENQTPLSIAMADIDYFKNVNDTYGHQEGDHVLKLVSSAIQEALPSNNNYVARYGGEEFVFILPNVYAKEAERIADQVCKNVFNQSLPNLGSKASNVVTISIGGVTIIPNECDFLLDFMNHIDHMLYKAKSYGRNQVVWKK, encoded by the coding sequence ATGGAAACAATATTAGCAATTGACGACAGCTCATTTAATATCCAAACTTTAGCCTCTTTTTTGCAAAATGACTATCATATCATTTCAGCACAATCCGGTAAAGAAGGAATTCAATTGGCAATCCAGCAATTACCTTCTCTTATTCTTCTTGATATTGAAATGCCTGAGATGAATGGTTTTAAAGTTTTAGAAGAATTGCAGAAAAATGATAAAGTAAGCCGTATTCCTGTTATTTTCTTGACGGGTTTGGCTAGTATTGAAACAGAAGAAAGGGCTCTGCTTGCGGGTGCCGTTGATTATATTACAAAACCCTATAACCAAAATATCGTCAAAGCGAGAGTACGAACGCATGTAGACTCTTATTTACATCAAAAAACAATTGAAAATGAGCTGTTGCTGGATACGCTCACCGGCCTCCATAATCGACGCAGCTATGAACGCTTTGTTCGGGAAAAATGGAATGATGCACTGGAAAATCAGACGCCTCTTTCTATTGCTATGGCAGACATCGATTATTTTAAGAATGTAAATGACACCTATGGGCATCAAGAAGGAGATCATGTATTAAAACTAGTTTCTTCTGCGATTCAAGAAGCACTTCCTAGCAATAACAACTATGTCGCTCGCTATGGCGGCGAAGAGTTTGTTTTTATCCTTCCAAATGTGTATGCAAAGGAAGCTGAACGAATTGCCGATCAAGTATGTAAAAATGTTTTTAATCAATCCCTCCCAAACCTCGGTTCAAAGGCTAGCAATGTCGTAACAATCAGTATTGGAGGGGTTACCATTATCCCAAATGAGTGTGATTTTCTTCTTGATTTCATGAATCATATTGACCATATGCTTTATAAGGCAAAATCCTATGGGCGAAATCAAGTTGTTTGGAAAAAATAA
- a CDS encoding DUF2292 domain-containing protein: MEQPLVDLSVTRKEEANLLALIREIKYGELRVIIHDGKPIRVEDIRKSIKL; this comes from the coding sequence ATGGAACAACCTTTAGTTGACTTGAGTGTAACAAGAAAAGAAGAAGCAAATCTCTTAGCTTTAATTCGTGAAATCAAATATGGTGAATTACGTGTAATTATTCACGATGGAAAACCTATACGGGTAGAAGATATACGTAAAAGCATTAAACTTTAA
- a CDS encoding S-layer homology domain-containing protein codes for MKKKLRFTKVCSIVLVLCFIFSVMSVSASSEAFNDIQTHWAKGAIERFSENGTVSGYAGAFKPSDPIKRGDMAVILNKIVEFNEKAENTFTDLKESSYYAEAILKLKSAGVMSGAGNFARPEDQITREEAALMLCQALNLEKETVCNTTFKDEDQISSWAKEAVYALVNKGWMSGFEGKINAKNKITRAEVVTILDKAIPKNSSNDSQKTESSATAPTIETTLVDGKTVKPSKLTFDVYARSKDGKKIDSKVTLNGEAASVNWDDQTKTSFTLKLKEGENIVVVSAASDDQTTKQTYTLYHKTVKEGESVGHAVFTVEMLTLGSGYLVTPTEVEIFEGENAAKALLRILDENGLQYEHTGTADSSFYLSHMKGIEGKAPMDLSNIPSCLKKVLEKDKAEMEPRADADSLGEFDYTSMSGWMYSVNNVFPNVGFADTYLQDGDVVRVQFTVWGYGRDIGGADAMGTYGSNFYTVADKTELLRKVAEKGYVNVSEKVKTILTKLDASQTEVDHAL; via the coding sequence ATGAAAAAGAAATTAAGATTTACAAAGGTATGCAGTATTGTGTTAGTATTATGCTTCATTTTCAGCGTGATGTCAGTCAGCGCATCATCAGAGGCCTTCAATGACATTCAAACACATTGGGCAAAGGGTGCGATTGAACGCTTCAGCGAAAACGGAACGGTGAGTGGCTATGCGGGTGCATTTAAGCCAAGCGATCCGATTAAGCGTGGAGACATGGCTGTTATTTTAAACAAGATAGTGGAATTTAATGAAAAAGCAGAAAATACTTTCACAGACTTAAAAGAATCTTCTTACTATGCAGAGGCAATATTAAAGTTAAAAAGCGCAGGTGTGATGAGTGGAGCGGGGAATTTCGCTCGACCGGAGGATCAAATCACAAGAGAAGAGGCTGCACTCATGCTGTGTCAGGCACTGAATCTTGAAAAAGAAACTGTATGTAATACGACATTTAAAGATGAAGACCAAATCAGTTCGTGGGCAAAAGAAGCAGTATATGCTCTTGTAAATAAAGGTTGGATGAGCGGCTTCGAAGGAAAGATAAATGCGAAAAATAAGATTACTAGGGCAGAAGTTGTAACGATTTTAGATAAAGCAATACCGAAAAACAGTTCAAACGATTCGCAGAAAACCGAAAGTTCAGCGACTGCACCGACAATTGAAACAACGCTTGTAGATGGGAAAACAGTGAAACCAAGCAAGCTTACTTTTGATGTCTATGCAAGAAGTAAAGACGGTAAAAAGATTGACAGTAAAGTAACCTTAAATGGAGAAGCTGCTTCTGTAAATTGGGATGATCAGACCAAAACAAGCTTTACGCTAAAACTAAAAGAAGGAGAAAACATAGTTGTTGTCAGTGCCGCTTCAGATGATCAGACAACAAAACAAACATATACGCTCTACCACAAGACAGTGAAAGAGGGAGAATCCGTCGGGCATGCAGTATTTACCGTAGAAATGCTTACTCTGGGTTCCGGATATTTGGTCACACCGACTGAAGTGGAAATTTTTGAAGGAGAAAATGCAGCAAAAGCTCTTTTGCGAATTTTGGATGAGAATGGATTGCAGTATGAACATACGGGAACCGCAGACAGCTCGTTTTACTTATCACATATGAAAGGAATAGAAGGGAAGGCTCCGATGGATTTATCGAACATCCCAAGCTGCTTAAAGAAAGTGCTGGAAAAGGATAAGGCCGAAATGGAACCAAGAGCAGATGCAGATTCTTTAGGGGAGTTTGACTATACGAGCATGTCAGGCTGGATGTATTCAGTAAATAATGTGTTTCCAAACGTAGGATTTGCCGATACCTATCTGCAAGACGGTGATGTGGTTCGAGTACAATTCACAGTTTGGGGCTACGGAAGAGATATTGGAGGAGCCGATGCGATGGGTACTTATGGAAGTAATTTTTATACTGTGGCCGATAAAACAGAACTTCTGAGAAAGGTCGCAGAAAAAGGGTATGTAAACGTATCAGAGAAAGTAAAAACGATTTTAACCAAGCTCGATGCTTCGCAGACTGAAGTGGATCATGCATTATAA
- a CDS encoding ECF transporter S component has protein sequence MEHREEKLRKFISYFIILIAIPLVIAIGVKLFNDRKYNLISIIIVFLSCIPFFLSFEKRNPKPTEMILIAVMTAISVVGRFIFAPIPGFKPVTAITIITAIYFGPQAGFLTGALTAVVSNILFGQGPWTPFQMFVWGILGFVGGILAKHGWLNKKSQLAVYGIIAGAAFSLMMDIWTVLAIDGHFNLLRYQVAIVSSLPFMVIYAISNVVFLVVLIKPIGEKLERVKKKYDLK, from the coding sequence TTGGAGCATAGAGAAGAAAAATTAAGAAAATTTATAAGTTACTTCATTATTTTGATCGCAATTCCGCTTGTAATTGCAATCGGTGTGAAACTTTTTAATGATAGAAAATATAATTTAATCTCCATTATAATAGTATTTTTATCCTGTATTCCCTTTTTTCTCTCATTTGAAAAGAGGAATCCAAAACCGACAGAAATGATATTGATCGCCGTTATGACGGCGATTTCTGTTGTTGGGCGTTTTATTTTTGCACCAATTCCCGGTTTCAAACCTGTGACGGCAATTACCATAATTACGGCAATCTATTTTGGACCACAGGCAGGTTTTTTGACAGGAGCATTGACGGCAGTCGTTTCTAATATTCTCTTTGGACAAGGACCTTGGACTCCCTTTCAAATGTTTGTATGGGGTATTTTAGGATTTGTGGGTGGAATCCTTGCAAAGCATGGATGGCTAAATAAAAAGAGTCAACTTGCTGTTTATGGAATCATTGCCGGTGCGGCATTTTCTTTAATGATGGATATATGGACGGTACTTGCGATAGATGGGCATTTTAATCTATTGCGATATCAGGTTGCGATTGTATCATCCTTACCGTTTATGGTAATCTATGCAATATCAAATGTGGTCTTCTTGGTAGTTTTGATAAAGCCTATCGGGGAAAAATTGGAACGAGTTAAGAAGAAATATGACTTAAAGTAA
- a CDS encoding ABC transporter ATP-binding protein gives MELLHIKNLEFTYPDEREKALKGVDLTIQDGEFVVICGQSGCGKTTLLRLLKREIAPSGEQSGTIRYMGRLLSELQDRIAACEIGYVMQNPESQIVMDKVWHELAFGLENMGVSTPEIRRRVGEMASFFGIQTWFRNQTADLSGGQKQLLNLASIMVMHPKVLILDEPTSQLDPIGASEFISTLQKLNKELGLTILLVEHRLEEVFPIADKVVVMEQGRVLACDTPENVGKKLKYVSGEHQMLMGLPSAVRIYNQLNVEDACPLTVRDGRDFLSRNFKNRKTYLVREGVSKKRTEAPIVRLKEAWFRYERELPDVLRGVDLEVYSGETFCILGGNGTGKTTTLKVISGQARAYRGKVEIQGKNIKQYKGIELYRHNIALLPQNPQSAFVKSAVEEDLREVCKAMNYKKEEGESLIADITEKLGISHLMKKHPYDLSGGEQQKAALAKMLLLKPKILLLDEPTKGIDAYSKQILRTILGDLKQEGITVIIVTHDVEFAALCADRCAMFFDGEVVSVDEPNAFFSTNTFYTTAASRISRHMFENAVTCEDVVALCLENGLKERGDQVGA, from the coding sequence ATGGAATTATTACATATTAAAAATTTAGAATTTACATATCCAGATGAAAGGGAAAAGGCTTTAAAGGGAGTGGATCTTACCATACAAGATGGAGAGTTTGTTGTAATTTGCGGGCAGTCCGGCTGCGGAAAAACAACATTGCTACGTCTTTTAAAAAGAGAAATTGCTCCTTCGGGTGAGCAGTCCGGAACCATTCGCTATATGGGAAGACTTCTCTCTGAGCTGCAAGATCGAATTGCAGCATGCGAAATTGGTTATGTTATGCAAAATCCCGAAAGTCAGATTGTGATGGATAAAGTTTGGCATGAACTGGCTTTTGGTCTTGAAAATATGGGAGTTTCTACACCTGAAATTCGAAGAAGAGTCGGTGAAATGGCCAGCTTTTTTGGCATTCAGACTTGGTTTCGAAATCAGACCGCAGATTTATCCGGCGGACAAAAACAGCTGTTAAATTTAGCATCTATTATGGTAATGCATCCGAAAGTGCTTATTTTGGATGAACCAACCAGCCAATTGGACCCGATTGGAGCATCTGAATTTATTTCAACATTGCAAAAGTTAAATAAAGAGCTTGGCTTGACCATTCTTTTAGTCGAGCATCGTCTGGAAGAGGTCTTTCCTATTGCCGACAAGGTTGTTGTCATGGAACAGGGCCGTGTTCTTGCTTGTGATACACCTGAAAATGTAGGGAAAAAGTTAAAGTACGTCAGCGGCGAACACCAGATGCTGATGGGTCTTCCGAGTGCCGTACGCATTTATAATCAGCTGAATGTTGAAGATGCTTGTCCATTGACAGTCAGAGACGGAAGGGATTTTCTTTCTAGGAATTTTAAAAACAGAAAGACTTATCTTGTGCGTGAAGGAGTAAGCAAAAAAAGAACAGAAGCGCCAATCGTAAGGTTGAAAGAGGCATGGTTTCGCTATGAAAGAGAATTGCCGGATGTGTTGCGAGGTGTCGATTTGGAGGTGTATTCCGGAGAAACCTTTTGCATTTTAGGCGGAAATGGAACCGGAAAGACGACGACGCTAAAAGTTATTTCGGGACAAGCGCGAGCCTATCGCGGTAAGGTAGAGATTCAGGGGAAGAATATAAAACAATATAAGGGTATTGAGTTATATCGCCATAACATCGCATTGCTCCCGCAGAATCCACAGTCTGCTTTTGTGAAATCGGCAGTAGAAGAAGATTTAAGAGAAGTATGTAAAGCTATGAATTACAAAAAAGAAGAGGGAGAATCCCTGATAGCGGATATTACAGAAAAGCTTGGAATTTCTCATTTAATGAAAAAGCACCCCTACGATTTAAGCGGTGGAGAACAGCAGAAAGCGGCATTAGCAAAAATGCTTTTATTGAAGCCCAAAATTCTTTTGCTTGACGAGCCGACAAAAGGAATCGATGCGTATTCAAAGCAAATTTTACGAACGATTTTAGGTGATTTAAAACAAGAGGGAATTACAGTAATTATTGTGACGCATGATGTGGAATTTGCGGCTCTGTGTGCAGACCGATGTGCGATGTTTTTTGATGGGGAGGTTGTTTCTGTCGATGAGCCAAATGCCTTTTTTTCTACCAATACCTTTTATACAACCGCAGCAAGTCGTATTTCCAGGCATATGTTTGAAAATGCGGTGACTTGTGAAGATGTGGTTGCTCTTTGCCTGGAAAATGGATTGAAGGAAAGGGGGGATCAAGTTGGAGCATAG